One genomic region from Euzebya tangerina encodes:
- a CDS encoding glycosyltransferase, whose translation MHLPGLLRQTVAVGAVGASLLSAHSLLNWLLLRKPDTSEVPHPPTVSILIPARDEADRLEPTLWAAMAQGGVSGEVVVLDDGSTDGTGVLARRIAASSEHGDLTVRVLDGNPRPDGWLGKPHACWQLSQHATGEVLVFLDADVRLEEDAVIRAVGVLLDGALDLLSPYPRQVTGSAMERVVQPLLQWSWLTFLPLRLAERTRSTSLTAGNGQFMVCRTAAYHAAGGHQTVKHEVIEDVALARSFKSAGFRVGMADGTQLAHCRMYIGWSELREGYSKSLWAAFGSPRGAVGALSLLALLYLAPPLGLLVGLARRDRGLVRLGALGYGAATIGRAFTASRTGGRVVDAPLHPLSIGTLAALTVRSFDRRRRGLLTWKGRAVT comes from the coding sequence GTGCATCTGCCCGGTCTGCTGCGCCAGACCGTCGCTGTCGGCGCAGTCGGGGCGTCACTCCTGAGCGCCCACTCGCTGCTCAACTGGCTGCTGCTGCGCAAGCCGGACACCTCCGAGGTCCCCCATCCTCCGACCGTGTCGATCCTCATTCCCGCGCGCGACGAGGCCGACCGACTCGAGCCGACGCTGTGGGCGGCCATGGCCCAGGGAGGAGTGTCGGGCGAGGTGGTGGTCCTGGACGACGGCTCGACCGACGGCACCGGCGTGCTGGCTCGTCGGATCGCCGCGTCATCAGAGCACGGCGACCTGACCGTTCGTGTGCTCGACGGCAACCCTCGACCGGATGGCTGGCTGGGCAAGCCACATGCCTGCTGGCAACTGTCCCAGCACGCCACGGGAGAGGTGCTCGTCTTCCTCGACGCCGACGTCAGGCTGGAGGAGGACGCGGTGATCCGGGCGGTCGGCGTGCTCCTGGACGGCGCGCTGGATCTCCTGTCGCCGTACCCGCGTCAGGTCACGGGCAGCGCCATGGAGCGAGTGGTGCAGCCGCTCTTGCAGTGGTCCTGGCTCACCTTCCTGCCTCTCCGACTGGCCGAGCGCACACGCTCGACAAGCCTCACGGCTGGCAACGGTCAGTTCATGGTCTGCCGCACCGCGGCCTACCACGCAGCCGGGGGCCATCAGACCGTCAAGCACGAGGTCATCGAGGACGTCGCGCTGGCGCGCTCCTTCAAGTCCGCGGGGTTCCGCGTCGGGATGGCCGACGGCACCCAGCTGGCCCACTGCCGGATGTATATCGGCTGGTCGGAGTTGCGGGAGGGGTACAGCAAGTCGCTGTGGGCTGCGTTCGGCTCACCGCGGGGTGCTGTGGGGGCCCTCTCCCTGCTGGCCCTGCTGTACCTTGCTCCGCCGCTGGGGCTGCTGGTCGGCCTCGCACGGCGCGACCGCGGACTGGTTCGCCTCGGCGCCCTCGGGTACGGCGCGGCAACCATCGGCCGAGCCTTCACTGCCAGCCGAACCGGTGGCCGAGTGGTCGATGCGCCTCTCCACCCGCTCTCGATCGGGACCCTGGCCGCGTTGACGGTGCGGTCCTTCGACCGCAGACGACGCGGCCTGCTCACGTGGAAGGGTCGGGCCGTCACATGA
- a CDS encoding carotenoid biosynthesis protein — translation MTAHVSAPGLRDRTRHAVRGWRPARPAGWIPVVLAVLVIAGQISYPNYSGAQRDVVTVVTVLLFAAASLTHVWLSRGPRSALTVAAVFAGGGLLVEVVGVATGFPFGSYSYSDRIGPLIGEVPVIIPLAWAMMGYPALVVARQITPSRWLGTSIGAAALAAWDLYLDPQMVTEGYWTWEGTGPYLIGTVPASNYLAWLGTAWLMMMAAWHLTDRWSRGDGHSVVPVALYVWTWSGSAVAHILYFDLVQSGVYGGVGMGLIVGLLAWARLRQPTQPAASATAGPAPPEPATPA, via the coding sequence GTGACGGCGCACGTCAGCGCCCCTGGCCTGCGGGACCGGACGCGCCACGCCGTCCGTGGCTGGCGGCCCGCCCGTCCGGCGGGATGGATTCCCGTCGTGTTGGCCGTCCTGGTGATCGCCGGCCAGATCAGCTATCCCAACTACTCGGGTGCCCAGCGTGACGTCGTCACGGTCGTCACCGTGCTGCTGTTCGCGGCGGCGTCACTGACCCACGTGTGGCTCAGCCGTGGTCCGCGTTCGGCCCTGACCGTGGCGGCGGTCTTCGCTGGCGGAGGGCTATTGGTCGAGGTGGTCGGTGTCGCGACCGGGTTCCCGTTCGGCAGCTACAGCTACTCCGACCGGATCGGACCGCTGATCGGTGAGGTGCCCGTCATCATCCCGCTGGCCTGGGCGATGATGGGCTATCCGGCCCTGGTGGTAGCACGTCAGATCACACCCAGCCGCTGGCTGGGCACCTCCATCGGCGCTGCGGCGCTGGCCGCCTGGGACCTGTACCTGGATCCGCAGATGGTGACGGAGGGGTACTGGACCTGGGAGGGAACGGGTCCCTACCTGATCGGGACGGTCCCGGCCAGCAACTACCTGGCCTGGCTGGGCACCGCCTGGCTGATGATGATGGCTGCGTGGCACCTCACCGACCGGTGGTCCCGTGGCGATGGGCACAGCGTGGTCCCCGTGGCCCTCTACGTCTGGACCTGGAGCGGCAGCGCTGTTGCCCACATCCTCTACTTCGACCTGGTCCAATCCGGCGTCTACGGCGGTGTGGGCATGGGCCTGATCGTCGGCCTGCTGGCCTGGGCCAGGCTGCGCCAACCCACCCAGCCCGCCGCGTCCGCGACCGCAGGGCCCGCTCCGCCAGAGCCGGCAACCCCCGCATGA
- a CDS encoding phytoene desaturase family protein, protein MRDVVVIGAGHNALVAACYLARAGLDVEIVERRDVVGGAVSTVERFDGYKMDVGSSAHIMVRHTGIVEELALGECGLTYIDMDPWGFAPVSADPTAVEAEATDAIAFHIDLDTTCESIARVCGAAEADAYQAFATDWGGRNQRIFELFQEAPTMVNMGRRMAGLGRRAGLSSLELSRQFLTSADALLDEHFTDERLKSALAWLGAQSGPPTHEPATADLVGWNMVMHHLAPGRAVGGSGSLSVALAERFRRYGGTIRLGDGAAGITTAAGRTSGVLTESGDHIAAQTVVAGCHVLTTLSLVAEHDLPSGFAERARRTIRTGNGIGMVVRLGTSTLPEYPGSLGGAEHHAMQLLAPSRRFLREAHGEFVAGRPPSKPAALAMAFSAIDPSIAPAGKHNITVWGQWHPFELSNGEEWDTIKEREGQKLIAAVDARAPGFADSVEHAYVQTPLDLQRELGLVRGQVMHVDMSLDQMFSWRPMPELSGYRMPLDGLYLTGASTHPGGGVFGASGRTAARIVLDDAKPSVMARVSRDVKARLSR, encoded by the coding sequence ATGAGGGACGTCGTCGTCATCGGTGCGGGGCACAACGCCCTCGTCGCCGCGTGCTACCTGGCTCGCGCCGGTCTGGATGTCGAGATCGTCGAGCGACGTGACGTCGTCGGCGGTGCGGTCTCCACGGTCGAGCGGTTCGACGGCTACAAGATGGATGTTGGGTCGAGCGCCCACATCATGGTCCGTCACACGGGCATCGTGGAGGAGCTCGCCCTGGGCGAGTGCGGGCTGACCTACATCGACATGGACCCGTGGGGCTTTGCGCCCGTCTCCGCTGATCCGACGGCTGTGGAGGCCGAGGCGACGGACGCCATCGCCTTCCACATCGACCTGGACACCACCTGCGAGTCGATCGCGCGGGTCTGTGGTGCCGCCGAGGCCGACGCCTATCAGGCCTTCGCAACGGACTGGGGGGGTCGAAACCAGCGGATCTTCGAGCTCTTCCAAGAGGCGCCGACCATGGTGAACATGGGGCGGCGCATGGCAGGGCTGGGACGTCGGGCTGGGCTGTCCAGCCTGGAGCTCTCGCGACAGTTCCTGACCTCCGCCGACGCGCTGCTGGACGAGCACTTCACCGACGAGCGGCTGAAGTCCGCGCTGGCCTGGCTGGGCGCGCAGTCCGGCCCACCGACCCACGAGCCGGCCACCGCCGACCTGGTCGGCTGGAACATGGTGATGCACCACCTGGCGCCCGGTCGGGCTGTCGGTGGATCCGGATCCCTCTCGGTGGCTCTTGCCGAACGGTTCAGGCGATACGGCGGCACCATCCGCCTCGGCGACGGGGCGGCCGGCATCACCACCGCAGCCGGGCGGACATCGGGCGTCCTGACCGAGTCCGGCGACCACATCGCCGCGCAGACCGTGGTCGCGGGCTGTCACGTGCTCACGACCCTCTCGCTGGTGGCGGAGCACGACCTCCCGTCCGGCTTCGCGGAGCGGGCTCGGCGGACCATCCGCACCGGGAACGGGATCGGCATGGTGGTGCGTCTCGGCACGTCGACACTGCCGGAGTACCCCGGCTCCCTGGGCGGCGCGGAGCACCACGCCATGCAGCTGTTGGCCCCGTCGCGCCGGTTCCTCCGCGAGGCGCATGGCGAGTTCGTTGCGGGTCGGCCACCGTCCAAGCCGGCCGCCCTCGCCATGGCCTTCAGCGCCATCGACCCCTCGATCGCACCAGCCGGGAAGCACAACATCACGGTCTGGGGCCAGTGGCATCCCTTCGAGCTGTCGAACGGCGAGGAGTGGGACACGATCAAGGAGCGTGAGGGCCAGAAGTTGATCGCCGCAGTCGACGCTCGCGCCCCCGGATTCGCCGACAGCGTCGAACACGCCTACGTCCAGACGCCCTTGGATCTGCAGCGGGAACTGGGGCTGGTCCGCGGCCAGGTCATGCACGTCGACATGTCCCTCGACCAGATGTTCTCGTGGCGGCCCATGCCCGAGCTCTCGGGCTATCGGATGCCGCTGGACGGTCTGTACCTGACCGGCGCGTCCACTCACCCCGGCGGCGGCGTGTTCGGCGCCAGCGGTCGGACGGCTGCACGGATCGTGCTGGACGACGCCAAACCCTCCGTCATGGCCCGGGTGTCACGAGACGTCAAGGCACGGCTGTCACGGTGA
- a CDS encoding ABC transporter ATP-binding protein, with amino-acid sequence MQTIQETTAPTSHGRPRLAARAIGLEKIYGDGHTAVRALDGVSLELPVGQFTAVMGPSGSGKSTLMHCLAALDRPSSGQVVLGDTDVTALSDKQLTLLRRDRIGFVFQAFNLLPQLTATENILLPLRLAGRRPDDDWFDEVVTTVSLGDRLTHRPSELSGGQQQRVAVARALVGRPDIVFADEPTGNLDSASGEEVLTFLRSSVDRHNQTVVMVTHDPVAAGYADRVVFLADGQICGEMADPTAEAVLDRMKALG; translated from the coding sequence ATGCAAACCATTCAGGAGACGACGGCACCCACATCGCACGGCAGGCCGCGGCTCGCGGCCCGGGCCATCGGCTTGGAGAAGATCTACGGAGACGGTCACACTGCGGTGCGCGCCCTGGACGGGGTGTCCCTCGAACTGCCGGTCGGCCAGTTCACGGCCGTCATGGGCCCCTCCGGCTCGGGCAAGTCGACGCTGATGCACTGCTTGGCCGCGCTGGACCGACCCTCCTCGGGTCAGGTGGTACTGGGCGACACCGACGTGACGGCGCTGTCAGACAAGCAGTTGACGCTGCTGCGTCGCGACCGCATCGGCTTCGTCTTCCAGGCCTTCAACCTGTTGCCGCAGCTGACCGCCACCGAGAACATCCTGCTCCCGCTGCGCCTGGCCGGCCGGCGCCCCGACGACGACTGGTTCGACGAGGTCGTGACCACCGTGAGCCTGGGCGACCGTCTCACCCACCGCCCCTCCGAACTGTCCGGCGGACAGCAGCAGCGGGTCGCCGTCGCCCGCGCACTGGTCGGACGCCCCGACATCGTGTTCGCCGACGAGCCAACCGGCAACCTGGACTCGGCCTCCGGCGAGGAGGTGCTGACCTTCCTCCGCAGCAGCGTGGACCGGCACAACCAGACCGTCGTGATGGTCACCCACGACCCCGTCGCTGCCGGGTACGCCGACCGGGTCGTGTTCCTGGCCGATGGCCAGATCTGCGGCGAGATGGCCGACCCGACCGCCGAGGCGGTCCTGGACCGCATGAAGGCGCTGGGCTGA
- a CDS encoding ABC transporter permease, with protein MGRAVLASLRAHKLRLLATSLAIVVGVAFVSGTLILSDTLRLAFDNLFSETTAGIDVVVTGPEDSADPFSGQRDPVPAELVEVVEAVEGVHTVAPEVQGLAQLISGDGEPVGGGGPPTLAMGAPVSEAITTPDVRSGRFPDSADEIAVDVGAFEALGVELGDTVGVVLSGPVQDKTVVGTVGFGDLDNLAGATMVVLEAEYAVQTFGQDGFTQLSVIADDGVDAADLRDRIAAVTDEVEVLTQLEAADQAAAQVSEGLGFFTTALLVFAGVSLFVGAFLIANTFTIIMAQRTREMALLRAVGASRAQILRSVLAEALVIGLIGSVLGFAAGIGLAQGLYALLDAFGIALPSGDPVVAGRTFAVAMGLGTVLTVVMAVVPAIRSTRVPPVAALQAVAAPSLKQTGPGRVVSGGVVFVGGVAGLAVSLLQSLGLAAVGAAAVVTLIGAAFLAPLVTRPLVRLIGGPVRASRGVQGELASQNAMRNPQRTASTASALMIGLALVSFVAILAASFSASIEQTIEDSFGGDFIVSQTGFELGIDPGPSLAEDLAAVDGVALVVPESFAFLEVEGEEATAFATDAGLYEQVIATEIIDGGADGLVGGGAAIDEESAAEQGLAVGDVVQMSALGGDPVDVEVVTIYSAEALDDGWLVDQAALLAAGISADSFRLSSTYIELADDADAAAVSDRLDDLLAAEYPALSVLDQTGLMEQITDQINQLLGLITALLALSVLVALFGIVNTLGLSVLERTRELGLLRAVGATRPQIRSMVRWESVLVALLGAVFGLTIGILFAWLVVTALAEQQPLTLSIPPLQLLVGLVAAAVAGVVAAILPARRAARTDILRALEAQ; from the coding sequence ATGGGACGCGCCGTACTTGCAAGCCTGCGTGCCCACAAGCTGCGTCTGCTCGCCACATCGCTCGCGATCGTGGTGGGTGTCGCCTTCGTCTCCGGCACACTCATCCTGTCTGACACGCTGCGACTTGCGTTCGACAACCTGTTCAGCGAGACCACCGCGGGCATCGACGTGGTCGTCACCGGCCCCGAGGACTCAGCCGACCCCTTCAGCGGTCAGCGAGACCCGGTTCCAGCCGAGTTGGTCGAGGTCGTCGAGGCCGTCGAGGGGGTCCACACGGTCGCGCCGGAGGTGCAGGGCTTGGCCCAGCTCATCTCCGGGGACGGCGAGCCCGTCGGCGGCGGCGGGCCACCCACCCTCGCGATGGGCGCCCCTGTCAGCGAGGCCATCACCACACCGGACGTGCGCTCCGGGCGGTTCCCGGACTCCGCGGATGAGATCGCGGTCGACGTCGGGGCCTTCGAGGCCCTCGGGGTCGAGCTCGGCGACACGGTCGGCGTGGTCCTGAGCGGTCCCGTGCAGGACAAGACGGTCGTCGGCACGGTCGGGTTCGGCGATCTTGACAACCTGGCCGGCGCCACGATGGTCGTGCTCGAAGCGGAGTACGCCGTCCAGACGTTCGGCCAGGACGGGTTCACCCAGCTGTCCGTCATCGCCGACGACGGCGTCGACGCCGCTGACCTGCGTGACCGGATCGCGGCCGTCACCGACGAGGTGGAGGTCTTGACCCAACTCGAGGCCGCCGATCAGGCAGCGGCACAGGTGTCGGAGGGACTCGGCTTCTTCACCACGGCACTGCTCGTCTTCGCCGGCGTCTCGCTGTTCGTCGGGGCCTTCCTGATCGCGAACACCTTCACGATCATCATGGCCCAGCGAACCCGGGAGATGGCTCTGCTGCGAGCCGTCGGTGCCTCCCGAGCCCAGATCCTGCGCTCGGTGCTGGCCGAAGCCCTGGTCATCGGGCTGATCGGCTCGGTGCTCGGATTCGCCGCTGGGATCGGGCTGGCCCAGGGTCTCTACGCCCTGCTCGACGCCTTCGGCATCGCCCTGCCATCCGGTGACCCGGTCGTCGCCGGCCGGACCTTCGCCGTCGCGATGGGCCTGGGCACGGTGTTGACCGTCGTCATGGCGGTCGTGCCCGCGATCCGCTCCACGCGGGTTCCGCCCGTCGCGGCTCTGCAGGCGGTGGCTGCGCCGTCTCTCAAGCAGACGGGGCCCGGGCGCGTCGTCTCCGGCGGCGTCGTATTCGTCGGCGGAGTCGCCGGCTTGGCCGTCTCGCTGCTGCAGTCCCTCGGTCTGGCCGCGGTCGGCGCAGCTGCGGTCGTCACGCTGATCGGTGCGGCCTTCCTGGCTCCGCTGGTCACCCGGCCCCTCGTCCGCCTCATCGGTGGGCCGGTGCGTGCCAGCCGTGGGGTGCAGGGTGAGCTGGCCAGCCAGAACGCCATGCGCAACCCACAGCGAACCGCGTCAACGGCCTCCGCGCTCATGATCGGGCTGGCATTGGTCAGCTTCGTGGCGATCCTCGCGGCCTCGTTCTCGGCCTCGATCGAGCAGACCATCGAGGACTCCTTCGGCGGCGACTTCATCGTCTCGCAGACCGGCTTCGAGCTCGGCATCGATCCCGGTCCGAGCCTGGCGGAGGACCTGGCCGCCGTCGACGGCGTGGCGCTGGTGGTGCCGGAGTCCTTCGCCTTCCTCGAGGTGGAGGGAGAGGAGGCGACAGCCTTCGCGACCGATGCCGGTCTCTACGAGCAGGTCATCGCCACCGAGATCATCGACGGCGGGGCCGACGGCCTGGTCGGTGGTGGCGCGGCCATCGATGAGGAGTCGGCAGCCGAGCAGGGATTGGCCGTCGGTGACGTGGTCCAGATGTCGGCGCTGGGTGGTGACCCGGTTGACGTCGAGGTGGTCACCATCTACAGCGCGGAGGCGCTGGACGATGGCTGGTTGGTTGATCAGGCGGCCCTGCTGGCTGCTGGCATCTCGGCCGACAGCTTCCGCCTCTCCTCGACCTACATCGAGCTGGCCGACGATGCGGATGCCGCAGCCGTCAGCGACCGGCTCGACGACCTGTTGGCCGCGGAGTACCCGGCACTGTCCGTCCTGGATCAGACCGGGTTGATGGAGCAGATCACCGACCAGATCAACCAGTTGCTGGGCCTGATCACGGCGCTGCTGGCACTGAGTGTCCTGGTCGCGCTGTTCGGCATCGTCAACACGCTGGGCCTGAGCGTCCTGGAGCGCACCCGCGAGCTCGGGCTGCTCCGAGCCGTCGGCGCCACGCGGCCGCAGATCCGCTCGATGGTCCGCTGGGAGTCCGTCCTCGTGGCACTCCTCGGCGCGGTGTTCGGGTTGACCATCGGCATCCTCTTCGCGTGGCTGGTGGTCACCGCCCTGGCGGAGCAGCAGCCCTTGACGCTGTCCATCCCACCGCTGCAACTGCTGGTCGGCCTGGTGGCCGCAGCCGTCGCGGGTGTGGTGGCAGCCATCCTCCCGGCCAGACGGGCGGCTCGGACCGACATCCTGCGGGCGTTGGAGGCGCAGTAG
- a CDS encoding SRPBCC family protein, producing MRRQLLSICREYDRPTAAMWAVVSDLDSYADHVEALASTPVLRGSGVGAVRQCVTTSDQRWQETVTAWDDGRSYEIEVDTSTYPVVLRGVFRRFTGVWRVEPVGEDGSRVCMDFIADVRGGCLLWPLVRLAARATRKDLEATLESYGA from the coding sequence ATGAGACGACAACTCCTCAGCATCTGCCGCGAGTACGACCGCCCCACGGCCGCGATGTGGGCTGTCGTGTCCGACCTGGACTCCTACGCCGACCACGTCGAGGCGCTGGCCTCCACACCCGTGCTGCGAGGCTCCGGTGTCGGGGCCGTCCGACAGTGCGTCACCACGTCGGACCAGCGGTGGCAGGAGACGGTCACGGCGTGGGATGACGGGCGCTCCTACGAGATCGAGGTCGACACCAGCACCTACCCTGTGGTGCTGCGAGGGGTCTTCAGACGCTTCACCGGTGTGTGGCGTGTGGAGCCCGTCGGTGAGGACGGGTCCCGGGTGTGCATGGACTTCATCGCTGACGTGCGAGGTGGTTGTCTGCTGTGGCCGTTGGTCCGCCTGGCCGCCCGTGCGACGCGCAAGGATCTGGAGGCCACGCTGGAGAGCTACGGCGCCTGA
- a CDS encoding crotonase/enoyl-CoA hydratase family protein, translating into MINTRTDGPITIVEIDRPESRNAVDGPTADALRRAFQIFDGDDRQLVAVLTGAGPHFCAGADLTAFVAEDGRELRIEAPPAPGPMGPTRMRLSKPVIAAVEGYAVAGGLELAVWADMRVAAESAVFGVFSRRFGVPLIDLGAVRLPRLVGHSHAMDMILTGRPVAAEEALMMGLANRVVPDGMALSSAIELARTIAAFPQQTMRSDRQVAIEQWDLDDERWNQREYMLGRNVLQSGEAQTGAVQFVAGAGRHGQFGQ; encoded by the coding sequence ATGATCAATACGCGCACCGACGGCCCCATCACGATCGTCGAGATCGACCGCCCGGAGAGCCGAAACGCGGTCGACGGGCCGACCGCGGATGCGTTGCGGCGGGCCTTCCAGATCTTCGATGGTGATGATCGCCAACTGGTGGCGGTGCTGACTGGGGCGGGTCCTCACTTCTGCGCGGGTGCCGACCTGACGGCGTTCGTGGCGGAGGACGGACGTGAGTTGCGAATCGAGGCTCCGCCGGCTCCCGGGCCGATGGGTCCGACACGAATGCGGCTCTCCAAGCCGGTGATCGCGGCAGTGGAGGGGTACGCGGTCGCCGGCGGGCTGGAGTTGGCCGTCTGGGCCGACATGCGCGTGGCTGCTGAGTCGGCGGTCTTCGGTGTGTTCTCCCGCCGATTCGGTGTGCCGCTGATCGACCTGGGTGCGGTCCGGCTGCCGCGGTTGGTCGGGCACTCACACGCCATGGACATGATCCTCACCGGTCGCCCGGTGGCCGCGGAGGAGGCCCTGATGATGGGACTGGCCAACAGGGTCGTGCCCGACGGGATGGCCCTCAGCTCGGCGATCGAGCTCGCGCGGACCATCGCAGCGTTCCCCCAGCAGACGATGCGATCGGACCGTCAGGTTGCGATCGAGCAGTGGGACCTGGACGACGAGCGCTGGAACCAGCGGGAGTACATGTTGGGCCGCAACGTCCTGCAGTCGGGGGAGGCGCAGACCGGCGCCGTGCAGTTCGTTGCCGGCGCCGGGCGGCACGGGCAGTTCGGCCAGTAG
- a CDS encoding ABC transporter ATP-binding protein, whose product MARVTLDKVNKFYPDGYHAIKDLSLDIADGEFMILVGPSGCGKSTALRMVAGLEEISGGKLSIGEEVVNDLSPKERDIAMVFQSYALYPHMSVADNMGFALKLSKVPANEIDERVKEAADILGLTEYLHRKPKALSGGQRQRVAMGRAIVRSPKAFLMDEPLSNLDAKLRVQMRAEIAALQQRLGVTTLYVTHDQVEAMTMGDRVAVLKRGVLMQADSPQTLYDRPDNLFVAGFIGSPSMNIVQATLSKEGDDHYVAIDENNKLRVHPEAFDAYPRLPEYVDKPLAVGMRPEHFEPASGESRPNMVWHNTQVELVEMLGSEMLVHVGTEARAVISEDMREALDDDEAFEALKEQAKKGGHTIVARFEPGKAPTVGSSLDIVFKTENMHFFDPESGEALR is encoded by the coding sequence ATGGCAAGAGTCACCCTCGACAAGGTCAACAAGTTCTACCCAGACGGCTACCACGCCATCAAAGACCTGTCGCTCGACATCGCTGACGGCGAGTTCATGATCCTGGTCGGTCCGTCCGGCTGCGGGAAGTCGACCGCCCTCCGCATGGTCGCCGGCCTGGAGGAGATCAGTGGTGGCAAGCTCTCCATCGGCGAGGAGGTCGTCAACGATCTGTCCCCGAAGGAGCGGGACATCGCGATGGTCTTCCAGTCCTACGCGCTGTACCCCCACATGAGCGTCGCCGACAACATGGGCTTCGCGCTGAAGCTCTCCAAGGTCCCCGCGAACGAGATCGACGAGCGGGTCAAGGAAGCCGCCGACATCCTCGGCCTCACCGAATACCTCCACCGCAAGCCCAAGGCCCTCTCCGGTGGTCAGCGGCAGCGCGTCGCCATGGGTCGTGCGATCGTCCGCTCTCCCAAGGCCTTCCTGATGGACGAGCCGCTGTCCAACCTGGACGCCAAGCTGCGTGTCCAGATGCGTGCCGAGATCGCGGCGCTCCAGCAGCGCCTCGGCGTCACCACCCTCTACGTCACCCACGACCAGGTCGAGGCCATGACGATGGGTGACCGCGTGGCCGTCCTCAAGCGCGGCGTCCTGATGCAGGCCGACTCGCCGCAGACGCTCTACGACCGCCCGGACAACCTCTTCGTGGCCGGGTTCATCGGCTCCCCGTCGATGAACATCGTCCAGGCCACCCTCTCCAAGGAGGGTGATGACCACTACGTCGCGATCGATGAGAACAACAAGCTCCGCGTCCACCCCGAGGCCTTCGACGCCTACCCGAGGTTGCCGGAGTACGTCGACAAGCCGTTGGCCGTCGGCATGCGCCCGGAGCACTTCGAGCCCGCGAGCGGCGAGTCCCGACCCAACATGGTGTGGCACAACACCCAAGTCGAGCTGGTCGAGATGCTCGGCTCGGAGATGTTGGTCCACGTCGGAACCGAAGCCCGCGCTGTGATCAGTGAGGACATGCGTGAGGCGCTGGACGACGACGAGGCCTTCGAGGCTTTGAAGGAGCAGGCCAAGAAGGGTGGCCACACGATCGTCGCACGGTTCGAGCCGGGCAAGGCACCGACCGTCGGCAGCTCACTGGACATCGTGTTCAAGACCGAGAACATGCACTTCTTCGACCCGGAGTCCGGCGAGGCCCTTCGCTAG
- a CDS encoding UTP--glucose-1-phosphate uridylyltransferase, with translation MNASHDPEVTAGQRMREAGVAQAAIDTFVRQLADLRSGGSGQISEGDIEPVETLEDAGGLPNSDDPDLLDATVVIKLNGGLGTSMGMTGPKSLLPVKDGLSFLDITARQLHGQRERMGARLPLILMNSFATRDASLEAVRAVDPGVEGVPRDFLQNRVPKLRADDLEPVDWPANRDLEWAPPGHGDLYAAIQGDGLLARLINAGLRYAFVSNADNLGATLDRAILGWFAGSGAPFAMEVADRTAADRKGGHLARRPDGGLILREIAQTPEADLDSFQDISRHRYFNTNSLWLDLIAMQDLLTERDGELGLPMIVNRKTVDPTDPTSTPVIQLETAMGAAIGVIDGTTAIRVPRSRFLPVKTTNDLLALRSDAYELTAEATVALVRARLDSGRDAAPLVNLDPTHHKLLDDFEARFPAGPPSLVLADSLTINGDVTVGGNVAVHGEAVIDHEGPGPLRIDDGTVLGSVG, from the coding sequence ATGAACGCGTCCCACGACCCCGAAGTAACGGCCGGCCAACGCATGCGCGAGGCCGGGGTTGCCCAAGCAGCCATCGACACCTTCGTCCGCCAACTCGCGGATCTTCGGTCTGGCGGGTCCGGGCAGATCAGCGAGGGCGACATCGAACCGGTGGAGACGCTCGAGGACGCCGGTGGCCTGCCCAACAGCGATGACCCCGACCTACTCGACGCCACGGTCGTCATCAAGTTGAACGGAGGGCTAGGGACCAGCATGGGGATGACCGGTCCCAAGTCGCTGTTGCCGGTGAAGGATGGGTTGTCGTTCCTCGACATCACTGCCCGGCAGCTGCACGGTCAGCGGGAGCGGATGGGCGCGCGGCTGCCGCTCATCCTCATGAACAGCTTCGCGACGCGAGACGCGAGTCTGGAGGCCGTACGGGCGGTGGATCCCGGTGTCGAAGGCGTCCCGCGTGACTTCTTGCAGAACCGGGTGCCGAAGCTGCGGGCCGACGACCTCGAGCCGGTCGATTGGCCCGCGAACCGTGATCTCGAGTGGGCCCCGCCCGGTCATGGCGATCTCTACGCCGCCATTCAAGGGGATGGGCTGCTCGCCCGCCTGATCAACGCCGGCCTTCGGTACGCATTCGTCTCCAATGCCGACAATCTGGGTGCCACCCTTGACCGAGCGATCCTCGGCTGGTTCGCCGGCTCCGGCGCCCCCTTCGCCATGGAGGTCGCTGACCGCACCGCCGCCGACCGCAAGGGCGGCCACCTCGCGCGCCGGCCGGACGGCGGTCTCATCCTCCGCGAGATCGCCCAGACCCCGGAGGCTGACCTCGACTCCTTCCAGGACATCTCACGTCACCGGTACTTCAACACCAACTCGCTGTGGCTGGACCTGATCGCGATGCAGGACCTGCTGACCGAGCGGGACGGTGAACTCGGACTCCCGATGATCGTCAACCGCAAGACCGTCGACCCCACCGACCCCACCTCGACCCCGGTCATCCAGTTGGAGACCGCCATGGGTGCGGCCATCGGGGTCATCGACGGGACCACGGCCATCCGGGTCCCCCGGTCGCGCTTCCTCCCCGTGAAGACCACCAACGATCTGCTCGCGCTCCGCTCTGACGCCTACGAGCTGACCGCCGAGGCCACGGTAGCCCTCGTCCGAGCGCGCCTGGACAGTGGCCGGGACGCCGCTCCGCTGGTCAACCTCGACCCGACACACCACAAGCTGCTCGACGACTTCGAGGCGCGGTTTCCAGCCGGCCCTCCGTCGCTCGTCCTGGCGGACAGCCTGACGATCAACGGCGATGTCACCGTGGGCGGCAACGTCGCCGTGCACGGCGAGGCCGTCATCGACCACGAGGGCCCCGGCCCGCTGCGCATCGACGACGGAACGGTTCTCGGGAGCGTCGGCTAG